A single region of the Salmo salar chromosome ssa16, Ssal_v3.1, whole genome shotgun sequence genome encodes:
- the LOC106573926 gene encoding mitotic interactor and substrate of PLK1 isoform X1 produces MFKYTPPWQVLCNSMEHETKRLSVAASDDYQDVLTQKEGDLIGCHALLLTASEISLSTQEDTTTQGTTDSIPRKWLLQPMSPKLEQATDLRTMLSPTTDEPFSLDRSWTYNRNGNSSAFSFDSISVNHTRSTVVVSSQQKEVSSRDVVVQARQVAVSEENCGITSEDWQASSSSSPRSPSSTGSYCGFYSFVDNPASPEAELNEAWMVSPERQATLKEERSFKLQTYVGGKKPGSLFKEDKDSRYQVDTDNGAQLKAEEEEKKLRKEIMHGHAPPKTATYREQWSALSLSPNKLLEGFSLCYGPTSSKSEPTPAAEAGTIDNEQINFSAAREQFLKMEQSRLNPFLKSPSSLKPQGRRWQSEDSLLSPKSAKKDHSTVRLNQSPTPVKQQDEGEVTGGKVTVYRTEEKVTKSQGSLLYDLDSGQEDLWGDPSIGYISHVSISNDNSQPESKATQSVNGHRETPIEREIRITQEREESLRKLRGIKHTDVQEMVEIKTKSLLSQPAPPLTPVKAKEKNRVSFFIQREIEKDSQREVDLMHQGRVPSLYDRGTPQELEDRKKIFELPDQPGAKEKRKRAWSSPGVIVRSSSSDREGFPSTCFPHRHSEETELYISRMNTTPSINTTSKGWGSDSQDLTGVLPSSLPEESVTLKGHETTKAASSKVTIVVKTTSTSEIVNDPSWLVRRKEPVPAKSSSAKEASFSYSPSSPTPTASAVQGSEPNDKLFQTWRAHLNSGGLRPQRANTPDVIQKEIEQDLKREQEHRELRESCGLSASMEGNLDCVGRDAKDTYQSQSLQRVIVEQEDSVFHESPSLLVEQTSLTRRPYSFITPVSMLDKTDSAAPFSPSIRPTPRLPSFSIVTAQPWGCPRPTSPVVSRVFPMLPASPWAETGGSPGTPTQKGLTETLLEDFEERRVKLKLEENAYAGIQCIDDVNNEVLEATRITRHKNKRALRWEAGDYTNEDCQ; encoded by the exons ATGTTCAAGTACACCCCTCCTTGGCAGGTGCTGTGTAACAGCATGGAGCATGAGACCAAG AGACTCTCAGTTGCTGCATCTgatgattaccaggatgtgttgACCCAGAAAGAGGGAGACCTGATAGGGTGCCACGCTCTCCTGCTTACTGCCTCAGAAATCTCACTGTCTACACAGGAAGACACCACAACCCAAGGAACCACGGACAGCATACCCAGAAAGTGGCTGCTGCAGCCCATGTCACCCAAATTGGAGCAGGCAACAGATCTTCGCACCATGCTCAGCCCCACCACGGACGAGCCTTTCAGCCTGGACCGGAGCTGGACCTACAACAGGAATGGAAACTCTTCTGCTTTCAGTTTCGACAGCATCTCAGTAAACCACACCCGGTCTACGGTCGTCGTATCTTCCCAGCAAAAAGAGGTGTCGTCCCGGGACGTGGtggtgcaggccaggcaggtgGCGGTGTCGGAGGAAAACTGCGGCATCACCAGCGAAGACTGGCAAGCCAGCAGCTCCAGCAGCCCTAGGAGTCCCAGCAGCACGGGCTCCTACTGCGGCTTCTACTCATTCGTGGACAATCCTGCAAGCCCCGAGGCAGAGCTGAATGAAGCCTGGATGGTGTCCCCGGAAAGGCAAGCCACCCTGAAAGAGGAGCGCAGCTTCAAACTGCAGACGTATGTTGGTGGGAAGAAGCCAGGGAGTCTGTTCAAGGAGGACAAGGACTCCCGCTACCAGGTGGACACAGACAATGGTGCCCAATTGAaggcagaggaagaggagaagaaacTTAGGAAGGAGATCATGCATGGTCATGCCCCCCCAAAAACTGCCACCTACAGGGAGCAGTGGAGTGCGCTGAGCTTGTCACCCAACAAGCTTCTGGAAGGGTTCAGCTTGTGCTATGGTCCAACCAGTAGTAAATCTGAGCCCACACCAGCAGCCGAGGCTGGTACCATTGACAATGAGCAGATCAACTTCAGCGCAGCGCGAGAGCAGTTCCTAAAGATGGAACAGTCCAGGCTCAACCCCTTTCTGAAGAGTCCCAGCTCTCTAAAACCACAAGGAAGACGGTGGCAGTCAGAAGACAGTTTGCTATCCCCAAAGAGTGCGAAAAAAGACCACTCTACAGTACGGTTGAACCAAAGTCCGACCCCAGTGAAACAGCAGGATGAAGGGGAAGTCACTGGCGGAAAAGTGACAGTGTACCGCACAGAGGAGAAGGTAACCAAGAGCCAGGGTAGTCTGCTTTATGACCTTGACTCTGGACAGGAGGATCTATGGGGGGACCCCAGTATTGGCTACATAAGTCATGTAAGCATATCCAATGACAACTCTCAACCAGAAAGCAAGGCCACCCAATCGGTAAATGGTCACAGAGAGACGCCCATTGAGAGGGAGATTCGTATCactcaggagagagaggagagccttCGGAAATTGCGGGGCATTAAGCACACCGATGTCCAGGAGATGGTGGAGATCAAGACCAAGTCTCTGCTCTCCCAGCCTGCACCACCACTGACACCTGTCAAGGCCAAAGAGAAGAATCGGGTGAGCTTCTTCATCCAGCGCGAGATCGAAAAGGACAGCCAGAGGGAAGTGGACCTGATGCACCAGGGGAGAGTCCCAAGTCTGTACGACAGGGGAACTCCGCAGGAACTGGAGGATAGGAAGAAGATCTTTGAGCTGCCAGACCAACCTGGAGCCAAAGAGAAGAGGAAAAGGGCTTGGTCTTCACCCGGGGTCATTGTGAGGAGTAGCAGCTCAGATAGGGAAGGCTTCCCTTCCACTTGCTTCCCTCACCGGCACTCAGAAGAGACGGAGTTGTACATCAGCCGCATGAACACCACTCCAAGCATCAATACCACCAGCAAAGGCTGGGGTTCAGATTCCCAAGACCTCACCGGAGTACTGCCAAGTAGCCTCCCAGAGGAGAGTGTTACATTGAAAGGCCATGAGACCACAAAGGCGGCAAGCTCTAAAGTCACAATAGTGGTGAAGACGACAAGTACTAGCGAAATAGTAAATGACCCATCGTGGTTAGTGCGAAGAAAGGAGCCAGTTCCAGCCAAAAGCTCCTCAGCTAAAGAAGCCTCCTTTTCGTACTCTCCGTCCTCCCCTACACCCACTGCTTCTGCAGTTCAGGGGTCTGAGCCGAATGATAAGCTTTTTCAAACCTGGAGGGCGCACCTGAATTCTGGTGGCCTGCGACCTCAAAGAGCAAACACTCCAGATGTTATCCAGAAGGAGATTGAGCAGGATCTAAAACGCGAGCAGGAGCACCGGGAACTCCGGGAATCCTGTGGCCTGTCCGCCTCTATGGAAGGAAACCTGGACTGTGTAGGACGAGACGCTAAAGACACATATCAATCGCAAAGCCTGCAAAGGGTCATTGTGGAACAGGAAGACTCTGTCTTCCATGAGAGCCCTTCACTTCTTGTAGAGCAGACAAGTTTGACCAGACGGCCCTATTCCTTTATCACTCCAGTATCAATGCTAG ATAAAACTGACAGCGCAGCTCCCTTTTCCCCTTCCATTCGTCCCACTCCCCGACTTCCCTCCTTTTCCATAGTGACCGCCCAGCCATGGGGCTGTCCAAGGCCCACCTCCCCCGTGGTTAGCAGGGTTTTCCCCATGTTGCCTGCCAGCCCATGGGCAGAGACAGGTGGCTCCCCTGGGACACCCACGCAAAAGGGCCTGACCGAGACACTGCTAGAGGattttgaggagaggagagtcaaactgaagctggaagaGAACGCT TATGCAGGAATTCAGTGCATTGATGATGTGAATAATGAG GTCTTGGAGGCCACCCGCATCACCAGGCACAAAAACAAGCGGGCACTGCGCTGGGAGGCTGGTGACTACACCAACGAGGACTGCCAATGA
- the LOC106573926 gene encoding mitotic interactor and substrate of PLK1 isoform X2, translating into MSPKLEQATDLRTMLSPTTDEPFSLDRSWTYNRNGNSSAFSFDSISVNHTRSTVVVSSQQKEVSSRDVVVQARQVAVSEENCGITSEDWQASSSSSPRSPSSTGSYCGFYSFVDNPASPEAELNEAWMVSPERQATLKEERSFKLQTYVGGKKPGSLFKEDKDSRYQVDTDNGAQLKAEEEEKKLRKEIMHGHAPPKTATYREQWSALSLSPNKLLEGFSLCYGPTSSKSEPTPAAEAGTIDNEQINFSAAREQFLKMEQSRLNPFLKSPSSLKPQGRRWQSEDSLLSPKSAKKDHSTVRLNQSPTPVKQQDEGEVTGGKVTVYRTEEKVTKSQGSLLYDLDSGQEDLWGDPSIGYISHVSISNDNSQPESKATQSVNGHRETPIEREIRITQEREESLRKLRGIKHTDVQEMVEIKTKSLLSQPAPPLTPVKAKEKNRVSFFIQREIEKDSQREVDLMHQGRVPSLYDRGTPQELEDRKKIFELPDQPGAKEKRKRAWSSPGVIVRSSSSDREGFPSTCFPHRHSEETELYISRMNTTPSINTTSKGWGSDSQDLTGVLPSSLPEESVTLKGHETTKAASSKVTIVVKTTSTSEIVNDPSWLVRRKEPVPAKSSSAKEASFSYSPSSPTPTASAVQGSEPNDKLFQTWRAHLNSGGLRPQRANTPDVIQKEIEQDLKREQEHRELRESCGLSASMEGNLDCVGRDAKDTYQSQSLQRVIVEQEDSVFHESPSLLVEQTSLTRRPYSFITPVSMLDKTDSAAPFSPSIRPTPRLPSFSIVTAQPWGCPRPTSPVVSRVFPMLPASPWAETGGSPGTPTQKGLTETLLEDFEERRVKLKLEENAYAGIQCIDDVNNEVLEATRITRHKNKRALRWEAGDYTNEDCQ; encoded by the exons ATGTCACCCAAATTGGAGCAGGCAACAGATCTTCGCACCATGCTCAGCCCCACCACGGACGAGCCTTTCAGCCTGGACCGGAGCTGGACCTACAACAGGAATGGAAACTCTTCTGCTTTCAGTTTCGACAGCATCTCAGTAAACCACACCCGGTCTACGGTCGTCGTATCTTCCCAGCAAAAAGAGGTGTCGTCCCGGGACGTGGtggtgcaggccaggcaggtgGCGGTGTCGGAGGAAAACTGCGGCATCACCAGCGAAGACTGGCAAGCCAGCAGCTCCAGCAGCCCTAGGAGTCCCAGCAGCACGGGCTCCTACTGCGGCTTCTACTCATTCGTGGACAATCCTGCAAGCCCCGAGGCAGAGCTGAATGAAGCCTGGATGGTGTCCCCGGAAAGGCAAGCCACCCTGAAAGAGGAGCGCAGCTTCAAACTGCAGACGTATGTTGGTGGGAAGAAGCCAGGGAGTCTGTTCAAGGAGGACAAGGACTCCCGCTACCAGGTGGACACAGACAATGGTGCCCAATTGAaggcagaggaagaggagaagaaacTTAGGAAGGAGATCATGCATGGTCATGCCCCCCCAAAAACTGCCACCTACAGGGAGCAGTGGAGTGCGCTGAGCTTGTCACCCAACAAGCTTCTGGAAGGGTTCAGCTTGTGCTATGGTCCAACCAGTAGTAAATCTGAGCCCACACCAGCAGCCGAGGCTGGTACCATTGACAATGAGCAGATCAACTTCAGCGCAGCGCGAGAGCAGTTCCTAAAGATGGAACAGTCCAGGCTCAACCCCTTTCTGAAGAGTCCCAGCTCTCTAAAACCACAAGGAAGACGGTGGCAGTCAGAAGACAGTTTGCTATCCCCAAAGAGTGCGAAAAAAGACCACTCTACAGTACGGTTGAACCAAAGTCCGACCCCAGTGAAACAGCAGGATGAAGGGGAAGTCACTGGCGGAAAAGTGACAGTGTACCGCACAGAGGAGAAGGTAACCAAGAGCCAGGGTAGTCTGCTTTATGACCTTGACTCTGGACAGGAGGATCTATGGGGGGACCCCAGTATTGGCTACATAAGTCATGTAAGCATATCCAATGACAACTCTCAACCAGAAAGCAAGGCCACCCAATCGGTAAATGGTCACAGAGAGACGCCCATTGAGAGGGAGATTCGTATCactcaggagagagaggagagccttCGGAAATTGCGGGGCATTAAGCACACCGATGTCCAGGAGATGGTGGAGATCAAGACCAAGTCTCTGCTCTCCCAGCCTGCACCACCACTGACACCTGTCAAGGCCAAAGAGAAGAATCGGGTGAGCTTCTTCATCCAGCGCGAGATCGAAAAGGACAGCCAGAGGGAAGTGGACCTGATGCACCAGGGGAGAGTCCCAAGTCTGTACGACAGGGGAACTCCGCAGGAACTGGAGGATAGGAAGAAGATCTTTGAGCTGCCAGACCAACCTGGAGCCAAAGAGAAGAGGAAAAGGGCTTGGTCTTCACCCGGGGTCATTGTGAGGAGTAGCAGCTCAGATAGGGAAGGCTTCCCTTCCACTTGCTTCCCTCACCGGCACTCAGAAGAGACGGAGTTGTACATCAGCCGCATGAACACCACTCCAAGCATCAATACCACCAGCAAAGGCTGGGGTTCAGATTCCCAAGACCTCACCGGAGTACTGCCAAGTAGCCTCCCAGAGGAGAGTGTTACATTGAAAGGCCATGAGACCACAAAGGCGGCAAGCTCTAAAGTCACAATAGTGGTGAAGACGACAAGTACTAGCGAAATAGTAAATGACCCATCGTGGTTAGTGCGAAGAAAGGAGCCAGTTCCAGCCAAAAGCTCCTCAGCTAAAGAAGCCTCCTTTTCGTACTCTCCGTCCTCCCCTACACCCACTGCTTCTGCAGTTCAGGGGTCTGAGCCGAATGATAAGCTTTTTCAAACCTGGAGGGCGCACCTGAATTCTGGTGGCCTGCGACCTCAAAGAGCAAACACTCCAGATGTTATCCAGAAGGAGATTGAGCAGGATCTAAAACGCGAGCAGGAGCACCGGGAACTCCGGGAATCCTGTGGCCTGTCCGCCTCTATGGAAGGAAACCTGGACTGTGTAGGACGAGACGCTAAAGACACATATCAATCGCAAAGCCTGCAAAGGGTCATTGTGGAACAGGAAGACTCTGTCTTCCATGAGAGCCCTTCACTTCTTGTAGAGCAGACAAGTTTGACCAGACGGCCCTATTCCTTTATCACTCCAGTATCAATGCTAG ATAAAACTGACAGCGCAGCTCCCTTTTCCCCTTCCATTCGTCCCACTCCCCGACTTCCCTCCTTTTCCATAGTGACCGCCCAGCCATGGGGCTGTCCAAGGCCCACCTCCCCCGTGGTTAGCAGGGTTTTCCCCATGTTGCCTGCCAGCCCATGGGCAGAGACAGGTGGCTCCCCTGGGACACCCACGCAAAAGGGCCTGACCGAGACACTGCTAGAGGattttgaggagaggagagtcaaactgaagctggaagaGAACGCT TATGCAGGAATTCAGTGCATTGATGATGTGAATAATGAG GTCTTGGAGGCCACCCGCATCACCAGGCACAAAAACAAGCGGGCACTGCGCTGGGAGGCTGGTGACTACACCAACGAGGACTGCCAATGA